A genomic segment from Idiomarina piscisalsi encodes:
- the sufB gene encoding Fe-S cluster assembly protein SufB, whose protein sequence is MSEQIDQALQRKYDAGFVSEIESETFAPGLNEDVIRRLSAIKGEPEWMTEWRLQAYRKWLKMDEPEWAHVDYPKVDYQSISYYSAPKSMKDKPKSLDEVDPELLRTYEKLGIPLHEQEMLAGVAVDAVFDSVSVVTTFREKLEEAGVIFCPISEAIHKYPDLVKKYLGTVVPKGDNYFAALNSAVFTDGSFVYIPKGTRCPMELSTYFRINEQNTGQFERTLIVAEEGSYVSYLEGCTAPQRDENQLHAAVVELVALDDAEIKYSTVQNWYPGDEDGKGGIYNFVTKRGLCEKNAKISWTQVETGSAVTWKYPSCILKGDNSVGEFYSVALTRGKQQADTGTKMIHLGKNTKSTIISKGISAGRSNNAYRGLVRMGPGAEGARNFTECDSLLIGDQCGAHTFPYIESSNPTAIVEHEATTSKVSDDQLFLCQQRGLDPEKAVSMIVNGFCKEVFRELPMEFAVEAGKLLEISLEGSVG, encoded by the coding sequence ATGAGCGAACAAATTGATCAGGCTCTTCAACGTAAATACGATGCAGGGTTTGTCTCTGAAATAGAATCGGAGACCTTTGCGCCCGGCTTAAACGAAGATGTCATTCGTCGTTTATCGGCGATTAAAGGGGAGCCCGAGTGGATGACTGAGTGGCGCCTGCAGGCCTACCGCAAGTGGCTAAAAATGGATGAGCCTGAGTGGGCGCACGTCGACTATCCAAAAGTCGACTATCAGTCCATATCTTATTACTCAGCACCGAAAAGCATGAAAGATAAACCCAAGTCGCTCGACGAAGTTGACCCTGAGCTTCTACGCACTTATGAAAAGTTGGGCATTCCATTACATGAGCAAGAAATGCTGGCGGGTGTTGCAGTTGATGCCGTATTCGACTCGGTTTCCGTGGTAACCACCTTCCGCGAGAAGCTTGAAGAAGCCGGCGTTATTTTCTGCCCAATATCTGAAGCGATTCATAAGTACCCTGACTTAGTAAAAAAATATTTGGGCACCGTTGTTCCTAAAGGGGATAACTATTTCGCAGCACTGAACAGCGCGGTATTTACCGATGGCTCCTTCGTCTACATTCCTAAAGGCACTCGATGCCCAATGGAACTGTCGACGTATTTCCGTATTAATGAACAAAATACTGGCCAGTTCGAGCGCACACTCATTGTTGCCGAAGAAGGCAGCTACGTCAGCTATCTTGAAGGCTGTACGGCACCGCAACGCGACGAAAATCAGTTACACGCCGCCGTCGTAGAACTTGTCGCACTAGACGATGCGGAAATTAAATACTCAACAGTGCAAAACTGGTACCCGGGTGATGAAGACGGTAAAGGTGGTATTTATAACTTTGTAACCAAGCGCGGACTTTGCGAGAAAAATGCGAAAATATCCTGGACTCAGGTTGAGACAGGCTCAGCAGTTACCTGGAAATACCCAAGCTGCATTCTAAAAGGTGATAACAGCGTTGGTGAGTTTTACTCCGTCGCCCTCACCCGCGGCAAGCAGCAGGCCGATACCGGTACTAAGATGATTCACTTAGGTAAAAACACCAAGTCGACCATCATCTCCAAAGGTATTTCCGCCGGACGCAGCAATAATGCGTACCGTGGTTTGGTCCGCATGGGACCTGGCGCTGAAGGCGCGCGTAACTTTACCGAATGTGACTCGCTGCTTATTGGCGACCAATGTGGCGCGCACACGTTCCCGTATATAGAAAGCAGCAATCCAACGGCGATTGTTGAACACGAAGCCACCACCTCTAAGGTGAGTGACGACCAGCTCTTTTTATGTCAGCAACGAGGCCTCGACCCTGAAAAAGCAGTCTCAATGATTGTGAATGGCTTCTGTAAGGAAGTGTTCCGCGAACTGCCAATGGAGTTCGCTGTGGAAGCCGGTAAGTTGCTTGAAATCAGTCTTGAAGGTTCAGTGGGGTAA
- the sufC gene encoding Fe-S cluster assembly ATPase SufC, with product MLSIKDLHARVEETTILKGLDLDIKPGEVHAIMGPNGAGKSTLGYVLSGREGYEVESGSVILEGKDLLDMEVEERAQAGLFLAFQYPVEIPGVSNMEFMKESVNAMREARGEDALSSAEFLKKAKEACKQVELPLDFLKRGVNEGFSGGEKKRNEIMQMIMLEPKLAILDESDSGLDVDALQVVAKGVNSQRDGKRSFIVVTHYQRLLDYIEPDHVHILSNGKIVKSGGPELAKEVEKSGYAWLKEGEVA from the coding sequence ATGCTATCAATTAAAGATTTACACGCACGCGTGGAAGAAACGACCATTCTTAAAGGCCTTGATTTAGATATTAAGCCGGGTGAAGTGCATGCCATTATGGGCCCCAACGGCGCCGGTAAAAGTACTTTAGGTTATGTGCTTTCTGGCCGTGAAGGTTATGAAGTAGAAAGCGGCAGCGTTATCCTTGAAGGCAAAGACTTACTGGATATGGAAGTGGAAGAGCGCGCTCAAGCGGGTTTATTCCTGGCATTCCAGTACCCGGTCGAAATTCCGGGCGTCAGCAACATGGAATTTATGAAAGAGTCGGTTAATGCGATGCGCGAAGCTCGCGGCGAAGACGCACTAAGCTCTGCAGAGTTCCTGAAAAAGGCAAAAGAGGCCTGCAAGCAGGTTGAGCTGCCTCTGGACTTCTTAAAACGCGGCGTTAACGAAGGTTTCTCAGGCGGTGAAAAGAAACGTAATGAAATCATGCAAATGATTATGCTTGAGCCAAAGCTGGCCATTCTTGATGAATCGGACTCAGGCTTAGACGTAGACGCTCTGCAGGTAGTTGCCAAAGGTGTAAACAGCCAGCGCGACGGCAAGCGCAGCTTTATCGTCGTGACGCACTATCAACGTTTACTGGACTACATTGAGCCAGACCACGTGCACATTCTATCAAATGGTAAAATTGTGAAGAGCGGCGGTCCTGAACTGGCCAAAGAAGTTGAAAAGTCAGGCTACGCTTGGCTTAAGGAAGGAGAAGTCGCATGA
- the sufD gene encoding Fe-S cluster assembly protein SufD, which translates to MSQWLAQVIERAGNVDDWLASARSKALAELKQKEWPGRRTEAWRYTSLHKVADLNLATTSKETTAEAPQVEGLNSIDLVFVDGRLTSDMTNLVLPEGVTIASLDTKNDAAEYLFGQVKPQHHLFGLVNDVLAQQGVVIDIAPNANVEQPIRIVNFASDGVESHQRSLVRVGEGAKAVIIEHGVGNGHSLNTAFAEYDIADKAALEHYRLALHEGEAIHVGGSHFRLHNESKLNSTLVGYGSQLTRLDVDIEHAGEHAFAKFNNIYLLAPKEHFDLHSTIEHAQPNGTTAENARGIIGDKAKAVFNGRIHIHRHAQKTLAELNNRNLLLTRGAQINTKPELEIYADDVQCAHGATVAEIDEEALYYMLTRGIDKQQALVMLNFGFVQELLFQMPNRALADWLQPILKQRFERMMEQQ; encoded by the coding sequence ATGAGTCAATGGCTAGCACAAGTAATTGAGCGTGCCGGCAATGTTGACGACTGGTTAGCGTCTGCACGCTCAAAAGCGTTAGCAGAGCTAAAACAAAAAGAGTGGCCAGGACGTCGCACAGAAGCTTGGCGTTACACGTCACTGCACAAAGTGGCCGACTTAAACCTTGCAACGACAAGCAAAGAGACAACCGCCGAAGCGCCTCAAGTAGAAGGCTTAAACAGCATTGATTTGGTGTTTGTTGACGGTCGCCTGACGAGTGACATGACCAACTTGGTATTACCTGAAGGCGTCACCATTGCCTCTTTGGACACGAAAAATGATGCGGCAGAATATCTGTTCGGACAAGTAAAGCCACAGCATCACTTGTTCGGTTTGGTCAATGACGTACTTGCGCAGCAAGGCGTCGTCATTGATATTGCGCCAAACGCGAACGTTGAGCAGCCAATCCGCATTGTTAACTTCGCCAGCGATGGTGTGGAGTCGCACCAGCGCTCATTGGTTCGTGTCGGTGAAGGCGCCAAAGCCGTTATTATTGAGCACGGTGTGGGCAATGGCCACAGCCTGAATACGGCGTTCGCAGAGTACGACATTGCCGACAAAGCCGCTCTGGAGCATTATCGCTTAGCCTTACACGAAGGCGAAGCCATTCACGTTGGTGGTAGCCATTTCCGTTTACACAACGAGTCGAAGCTTAACAGCACACTCGTAGGATACGGCTCTCAGCTAACGCGCCTGGACGTCGATATTGAACACGCAGGGGAACACGCCTTCGCGAAGTTCAACAACATTTATTTGCTGGCTCCCAAAGAGCACTTTGATCTACACAGCACAATTGAACACGCGCAGCCTAACGGTACCACCGCAGAAAATGCGCGCGGCATTATTGGCGACAAGGCAAAGGCGGTATTTAACGGTCGTATTCACATACACCGCCATGCGCAAAAAACCCTAGCTGAGCTGAACAACCGTAACTTGTTACTCACTCGTGGTGCACAAATTAATACCAAGCCTGAGCTGGAAATTTATGCGGACGACGTTCAGTGTGCTCACGGTGCAACCGTTGCGGAAATTGACGAAGAAGCACTTTACTACATGCTGACACGCGGTATCGATAAGCAACAGGCCTTGGTTATGCTGAACTTCGGCTTTGTACAGGAACTGCTTTTCCAAATGCCAAATCGCGCATTAGCCGACTGGTTGCAACCAATATTGAAGCAACGCTTTGAGCGTATGATGGAGCAGCAATGA
- a CDS encoding aminotransferase class V-fold PLP-dependent enzyme produces the protein MSLNVADIRQQFPILFREVNGRPLVYLDNAATTQKPLAVINALVDYYTQCNSNVHRGAHYLSDEATRRYEAARQTVATYINAGRSEEVIWTSGTTEGINLVANGVAQRLKAGDDVLVTEMEHHADLVTWQQACKRSGATLKVVPIHDNGELNVDAFHESLSDNTAFVAMPHVSNALGTVNPIKELTAAAKSKGALVLVDGAQGVAHGAIDVQDIGCDFYAFSGHKVFGPTGIGVLWGRFDVLNEWPVWLVGGEMIATVSYQDATWGELPNRLEAGTPNIAGVIGLAAALDWIQQYDAAEIRAHEQALLARATELAKQTEGLRIIGDAPNKIGVLSFVLEGAHPADIGFLLDKQGIAIRTGDHCAQPLMKRLNVPGTARASFTIYNTLDEVDQLFAGINKARMMLA, from the coding sequence ATGAGCCTAAATGTTGCAGACATTCGCCAGCAGTTTCCGATTCTGTTTCGGGAAGTAAATGGTCGACCGCTGGTTTACCTGGATAACGCAGCGACGACACAAAAGCCCCTGGCCGTTATCAATGCCTTGGTGGACTATTACACGCAATGCAACTCTAACGTGCATCGCGGGGCGCATTACCTGTCAGATGAAGCAACGCGCCGTTACGAAGCGGCACGTCAAACGGTTGCAACCTATATTAATGCAGGCCGAAGCGAAGAAGTGATTTGGACCAGCGGTACCACTGAAGGCATTAATTTGGTGGCGAATGGGGTTGCGCAGCGTTTGAAAGCGGGCGATGACGTCTTGGTGACTGAAATGGAGCACCACGCTGACTTGGTTACTTGGCAACAAGCTTGCAAACGCTCTGGTGCTACCTTAAAAGTGGTGCCTATTCATGACAATGGCGAGCTTAATGTTGATGCGTTTCACGAATCACTGAGTGACAACACGGCTTTTGTTGCCATGCCGCATGTATCCAATGCGCTGGGTACTGTAAACCCAATAAAAGAGCTTACCGCGGCGGCTAAAAGTAAAGGTGCTCTGGTATTAGTTGACGGTGCCCAAGGTGTTGCGCACGGCGCCATTGACGTTCAGGATATTGGTTGCGACTTTTACGCATTTTCAGGCCACAAAGTGTTCGGCCCCACCGGTATTGGGGTGCTTTGGGGACGATTCGATGTGTTGAATGAGTGGCCAGTGTGGTTAGTCGGCGGTGAGATGATTGCCACCGTCAGCTATCAGGATGCCACCTGGGGCGAATTACCTAACCGCTTAGAAGCGGGTACGCCCAACATAGCCGGCGTTATTGGCCTGGCCGCAGCACTTGACTGGATTCAGCAGTACGACGCTGCAGAAATACGCGCTCACGAACAGGCGTTACTGGCACGAGCGACCGAATTAGCGAAGCAAACCGAAGGCTTGAGAATTATTGGCGACGCCCCCAATAAAATTGGCGTACTCAGCTTTGTTCTGGAGGGTGCACACCCGGCCGATATCGGTTTCTTGTTAGATAAGCAAGGTATTGCGATTCGCACCGGCGACCACTGCGCCCAACCCTTAATGAAGCGCCTGAATGTGCCGGGTACCGCACGTGCGTCATTTACCATCTACAATACATTAGACGAGGTTGATCAGCTCTTTGCGGGCATCAACAAAGCTCGTATGATGCTAGCCTAA
- a CDS encoding HesB/IscA family protein has product MSVETFSPSSSLISMTDSAIKYFESRLKNESGHLIRLSTKQSGCTGYAYVLDSVDAIQDGDEVVEINDNIKVAIAPNALELVRNTEIDYVKEGINGIVKFNNPNVVNECGCGESFSVT; this is encoded by the coding sequence ATGTCTGTAGAAACGTTTAGTCCATCGTCATCACTTATTTCCATGACGGACAGTGCCATTAAGTATTTTGAGTCACGACTGAAAAACGAATCGGGCCATTTGATTCGCTTATCAACCAAACAGAGCGGCTGCACAGGTTATGCTTACGTTCTTGACTCTGTTGATGCCATTCAAGACGGTGATGAAGTCGTGGAAATTAACGATAACATTAAGGTTGCTATTGCACCCAACGCGCTGGAACTGGTGCGTAATACAGAAATCGATTACGTCAAAGAGGGTATTAACGGCATTGTTAAGTTTAACAACCCTAATGTTGTTAACGAATGTGGTTGTGGCGAAAGCTTCAGCGTTACCTAA
- the sufT gene encoding putative Fe-S cluster assembly protein SufT — protein sequence MQQKMVNTLREVKARKVPSGEPKIIPKGEFVNITQDLGGNYTVTWQGNMLRIDGTDGDAIGRKPEKLDFPAPEDGQISEQQVWDALETIYDPEIPINLVSLGLIYKVDIDQDSSRVNIDMTLTAPGCGMGPVLVGDVEYRVSLVPNVDTVNVNLVFDPPWSRDMMSEEAQLEAGVFF from the coding sequence ATGCAACAGAAAATGGTGAATACCTTACGCGAAGTCAAAGCGCGTAAGGTGCCATCCGGCGAACCTAAAATCATTCCCAAAGGGGAATTTGTTAATATTACCCAAGATTTGGGCGGTAATTACACCGTGACCTGGCAGGGTAATATGCTGCGCATTGACGGCACCGATGGCGACGCCATTGGCCGCAAACCGGAAAAGCTCGACTTTCCTGCGCCTGAAGACGGGCAAATATCCGAACAACAAGTTTGGGATGCACTGGAAACCATCTACGATCCAGAAATTCCCATTAACTTAGTGTCCCTTGGGCTTATTTATAAAGTCGATATAGACCAAGACAGTTCGCGGGTTAATATTGATATGACGCTCACCGCTCCGGGTTGCGGCATGGGACCGGTGTTGGTCGGCGACGTTGAGTACCGTGTCTCACTGGTACCGAATGTTGATACGGTCAATGTAAACCTAGTGTTCGATCCACCTTGGTCTCGCGATATGATGAGCGAAGAAGCGCAGCTTGAAGCTGGTGTGTTTTTCTAA
- a CDS encoding SufE family protein, translating into MNLPTTDEILDDLEFLDDWEQRYQYIIDLGKALPGLPEAQHKEEYLVRGCQSNVWLISEEKDGKLLFHVDSDAVIVQGLLTLVMAAYHDKTPAQILAFDIDQYFNQLDLENHITPTRGNGLRAIVGKIQQLAKNANA; encoded by the coding sequence ATGAACTTACCAACAACTGACGAAATTCTTGATGACTTAGAGTTCCTGGACGACTGGGAACAGCGCTATCAGTACATTATCGATTTAGGCAAAGCGCTACCGGGTTTGCCGGAAGCGCAGCATAAAGAAGAGTATCTGGTACGCGGCTGTCAGAGTAATGTTTGGCTGATTAGTGAAGAGAAAGACGGCAAGCTGTTATTTCACGTCGACAGTGATGCCGTCATTGTGCAAGGGCTGTTAACGTTGGTTATGGCGGCTTACCATGACAAAACGCCCGCACAAATCCTCGCGTTCGATATTGACCAATATTTTAATCAACTCGACCTGGAAAACCACATTACCCCAACTCGCGGGAATGGATTAAGAGCTATTGTTGGGAAAATCCAGCAGTTGGCCAAGAACGCCAACGCTTAA
- a CDS encoding EAL and HDOD domain-containing protein, protein MESSPLLAAQPIYDRKNRFYAVELLYRSAIHLSAETVGDTAATSEVVFNLCAGITEQTTQYDATAFINVSSDFLLSQSFLPIEPDKVVIELLETIKPTRAVVNAVARWHDKGFRFALDDFEFDPAWEPLLKYASYIKVDVSTVTVEQVRAFKKDLTHFKGKWLAERVEDEATKNAYEALGFELFQGYYFAKPEVIYGTRLEPSSLQLAKVLSLCFEKEPDLTELSKVISEDPKLSVSLLKIVNSPLYPTASPITRVKDVIMRLGIEKLRRWIALIGSVAASSQEASRMVLVRAQMCYELAKGQKRQDLDPDQCYFVGLLSGIDIMLGVDKKAFFEKLPLSPETQAAVNNLKGPMGQCLSIALKLERLIQMKQRLETIQPRLLSTYRSVSNNVQELFNTI, encoded by the coding sequence TTGGAATCTTCCCCTTTATTGGCGGCCCAGCCAATATACGACAGAAAAAACCGTTTTTACGCGGTAGAACTGTTGTACCGAAGCGCCATTCATTTATCCGCCGAAACCGTGGGCGATACCGCTGCTACCAGTGAGGTGGTGTTTAACCTTTGCGCGGGCATCACTGAGCAAACCACTCAGTACGATGCAACGGCTTTTATTAATGTTTCCAGCGACTTTCTGCTGTCTCAAAGCTTCCTGCCTATAGAGCCTGATAAGGTCGTTATTGAGCTTTTAGAAACCATAAAGCCAACCCGAGCCGTTGTGAATGCGGTAGCGCGTTGGCATGACAAGGGTTTCCGTTTCGCGCTCGATGATTTTGAGTTCGACCCAGCGTGGGAGCCATTGCTAAAGTATGCATCGTACATAAAAGTAGATGTCTCTACGGTGACCGTTGAGCAAGTTCGGGCGTTTAAAAAAGACTTAACTCACTTTAAGGGTAAGTGGTTGGCCGAGCGCGTTGAAGATGAAGCGACTAAAAATGCCTATGAAGCGTTGGGTTTTGAACTGTTTCAGGGGTACTACTTTGCCAAGCCTGAAGTTATTTACGGCACTCGGTTAGAGCCGTCTTCGCTACAGCTAGCGAAAGTACTGTCCTTATGTTTTGAAAAGGAGCCAGACTTAACTGAGTTATCGAAGGTGATATCTGAAGATCCTAAGCTGTCAGTCAGTCTTCTGAAAATTGTGAATAGCCCTCTGTATCCAACGGCGAGCCCAATTACTCGGGTCAAAGATGTGATCATGCGATTGGGTATTGAGAAATTGCGGCGCTGGATAGCGCTTATAGGCTCCGTTGCTGCCAGTAGCCAGGAAGCATCACGTATGGTGTTGGTAAGAGCACAAATGTGCTACGAGTTAGCCAAGGGTCAAAAGCGTCAGGATTTAGATCCTGACCAGTGTTACTTTGTGGGTCTTCTATCTGGTATTGATATTATGCTGGGCGTGGATAAAAAGGCGTTTTTTGAAAAGCTGCCTCTGTCACCTGAAACACAAGCTGCAGTGAATAATTTGAAAGGACCTATGGGACAGTGCTTGAGTATTGCGTTGAAACTGGAGCGGTTGATTCAAATGAAGCAACGGCTGGAAACGATTCAACCGCGTCTGTTATCAACCTACCGCTCTGTATCGAATAATGTACAAGAACTGTTTAATACCATTTAA
- a CDS encoding cytochrome b/b6 domain-containing protein yields MSKPVVIWDKYIRIYHWLIVIGFTLNYFVLEPGETIHQWVGYCVWGLVFVRVVWSFVGPQRARLSDFFPTPIRISQHLRELKNRKIPKESGHNAVGGMLILLFWLLLLAQGITGFLLEETDAFFGSTLVENIHEYIAHSLFIGALIHVAAVLLTGWWGRIELIKPMITGRRKS; encoded by the coding sequence ATGAGTAAGCCAGTGGTGATTTGGGATAAATATATTCGCATTTACCACTGGCTTATTGTTATTGGGTTTACGCTAAATTATTTTGTACTAGAACCTGGCGAGACGATTCATCAGTGGGTTGGCTATTGTGTCTGGGGTTTAGTATTTGTTCGTGTTGTCTGGAGCTTCGTTGGGCCTCAGCGAGCAAGGTTGAGTGATTTTTTTCCTACCCCTATACGAATATCTCAACATCTGCGTGAACTTAAAAATCGCAAGATTCCTAAAGAATCCGGGCACAACGCTGTTGGCGGTATGTTGATACTGCTGTTTTGGTTATTGCTTTTAGCGCAGGGCATTACCGGTTTTCTGCTCGAAGAAACGGACGCGTTTTTTGGTAGCACTTTGGTCGAAAATATTCATGAATACATTGCCCATAGTTTATTTATAGGCGCTCTTATTCATGTTGCCGCAGTGCTTTTGACAGGTTGGTGGGGTCGTATTGAGCTTATAAAGCCCATGATTACAGGGCGTCGTAAATCTTAA
- a CDS encoding PepSY domain-containing protein, with product MNALKLTAMAGAAALLAACSAEETETQCTTAPQSEWMDQEQFQAGLKEQGYDINEFKVTPGNCYEIYGKNQAGEKVEIYFNPVDGSVVKEEKE from the coding sequence ATGAACGCATTAAAACTAACCGCGATGGCAGGTGCGGCGGCATTGTTAGCCGCTTGCAGTGCCGAAGAAACGGAAACGCAGTGCACAACGGCGCCACAATCAGAGTGGATGGATCAAGAACAGTTCCAGGCTGGTTTAAAAGAGCAGGGCTATGACATTAATGAGTTTAAAGTCACTCCCGGCAACTGCTATGAAATTTACGGCAAAAACCAGGCAGGCGAGAAGGTAGAAATTTACTTCAATCCTGTTGATGGCAGCGTTGTAAAAGAAGAGAAAGAGTAA
- a CDS encoding prolyl oligopeptidase family serine peptidase, which produces MKYLLGAVAVSLLTACSQSPSNDEEVNNQMQYPETRKGDVVDTYFGTEVADPYRWLEDDRSEETEAWVKAQNEVTFSHLEKIPFREKIEERLTELWNYEKVSAPRFEGDYIYFYKNDGLQNQYVVYRKKSEDAEAEVFLDPNKFSEDGTTSLAQLTFSEDGSIAAYSISEGGSDWRKIIVIDAETGDQHEEPLVDVKFSGISWKGNEGFYYSSYDKPEGSELSAKTDQHKLYYHEIGTPQSEDDLIFGGTQAEKHRYVGGYVTEDDRFLVVSAANSTSGNKLYIKDLTKPDSELVLVDGDVAYDTSVLTTRGDTLYLETNMDAPNGRVVTVNAGNPKPDNWQDFIAHSEHVLNPSTGAGYIFAEYMVDAVSKVEQYDYDGNKVRDIALPGVGSASGFSEKQDAEKVYYSFTNYSTPSTIYEMNPETGESIVYEASGADFDSSQYVSKQVFYTSKDGTEVPMIITHKKGLELDGTNPTILYGYGGFNISLTPSFSIANAAWLEMGGVYAVANLRGGGEYGKEWHKAGTKMQKQNVFDDFIAAAEYLIEADYTSSDRLAVRGGSNGGLLVGAVMTQRPELFAVALPAVGVLDMLRYHTFTAGAGWAYDYGTAEDSKEMFEYLLNYSPVHNVEQGVEYPATLITTGDHDDRVVPAHSFKFAAELQDKAGGDNPQLIRIETNAGHGAGTPVSKTIEQYSDIFGFTLYHMGFESLPNEK; this is translated from the coding sequence ATGAAATACTTACTAGGAGCAGTTGCGGTGAGTTTGCTGACAGCCTGCTCACAGTCACCAAGCAATGACGAAGAAGTGAATAATCAAATGCAGTATCCGGAGACGCGTAAAGGCGATGTGGTTGACACCTACTTTGGTACCGAAGTGGCGGACCCGTATCGCTGGCTAGAAGACGACCGTAGCGAAGAAACGGAAGCCTGGGTAAAAGCGCAAAATGAAGTAACGTTTAGCCATTTGGAGAAAATTCCGTTCCGCGAAAAAATTGAAGAGCGCCTAACGGAACTGTGGAACTACGAGAAAGTCAGCGCGCCTCGCTTTGAGGGTGACTATATCTATTTCTACAAGAACGACGGTTTGCAAAACCAATACGTTGTTTACCGTAAGAAGAGCGAAGACGCTGAAGCCGAAGTTTTTTTAGACCCAAATAAGTTCAGTGAAGATGGCACAACGTCTTTGGCGCAGTTAACGTTCAGTGAAGACGGTTCTATTGCGGCGTATTCGATTTCTGAAGGCGGTAGTGACTGGCGTAAAATTATTGTCATTGACGCAGAAACAGGTGACCAACATGAAGAGCCGCTCGTAGACGTTAAGTTCAGCGGTATTTCGTGGAAGGGCAACGAAGGTTTCTACTACTCGAGCTATGACAAACCAGAAGGCAGTGAATTATCCGCGAAGACCGACCAGCACAAGCTGTATTACCATGAAATTGGTACACCTCAGTCTGAAGATGACCTGATTTTCGGTGGTACACAAGCTGAGAAACATCGCTACGTGGGTGGTTATGTCACTGAAGACGATCGTTTCCTGGTGGTTTCGGCTGCAAACTCGACGTCTGGTAACAAGTTGTACATTAAAGACTTAACGAAGCCTGACTCAGAGTTAGTGCTGGTCGATGGTGATGTGGCTTATGACACGTCGGTTCTGACGACTCGTGGTGACACGCTGTATTTAGAAACGAATATGGACGCGCCAAACGGTCGTGTTGTGACCGTGAATGCCGGTAACCCTAAGCCTGACAACTGGCAGGACTTTATTGCACACAGCGAGCATGTGTTGAACCCATCAACCGGTGCGGGTTATATCTTTGCAGAGTATATGGTTGATGCGGTCTCAAAAGTTGAGCAGTACGACTACGACGGCAATAAGGTACGTGACATTGCTTTGCCGGGCGTCGGCAGCGCGAGTGGCTTCAGTGAGAAGCAGGACGCTGAAAAAGTGTATTACAGCTTCACGAACTACAGCACGCCAAGCACCATTTACGAGATGAATCCTGAAACGGGAGAGTCGATCGTTTATGAAGCATCGGGTGCGGATTTCGATTCGAGCCAGTATGTCAGTAAACAAGTCTTCTATACGTCTAAAGACGGTACCGAAGTTCCGATGATCATCACCCATAAAAAGGGTCTTGAACTGGATGGTACGAACCCAACGATTCTTTACGGTTACGGTGGCTTTAACATCAGCCTGACACCAAGTTTCAGCATTGCTAACGCAGCCTGGCTGGAAATGGGCGGTGTTTACGCGGTTGCCAACTTACGTGGTGGTGGTGAGTACGGTAAAGAGTGGCATAAAGCCGGCACTAAAATGCAGAAGCAAAACGTGTTCGATGACTTTATAGCGGCAGCGGAATACCTGATAGAAGCTGACTATACGTCGTCTGATCGTCTGGCAGTTCGTGGTGGCTCAAACGGTGGCTTGCTGGTTGGTGCGGTAATGACACAGCGCCCTGAGCTGTTTGCGGTTGCGTTACCAGCGGTTGGAGTTTTGGACATGCTTCGCTATCACACCTTCACTGCGGGTGCAGGCTGGGCGTATGACTATGGTACAGCAGAAGACAGTAAAGAAATGTTTGAATACTTGCTGAACTACTCGCCAGTGCATAACGTAGAACAAGGTGTTGAGTATCCGGCAACGCTGATTACGACGGGTGACCATGATGACCGGGTGGTGCCTGCCCATTCCTTTAAGTTCGCAGCAGAGCTTCAGGATAAAGCGGGTGGTGATAATCCGCAGTTAATTCGCATTGAAACCAATGCGGGTCACGGTGCAGGAACACCCGTTTCAAAAACGATTGAGCAGTATTCGGATATTTTCGGCTTTACGCTCTATCACATGGGCTTCGAGTCACTTCCTAACGAAAAATAG